From a single Bradyrhizobium sediminis genomic region:
- the serB gene encoding phosphoserine phosphatase SerB, producing MSLVATLICNPANPALDSTVVDGARAVLPSAGAPQWLSDEVAVDIPFEGRHDTRVIENRLREARGDLPIDIVVQPRTARRKKLFLADMDSTMIGQECIDELADFVGLKPHVAAITERAMRGEIEFEPALRERVALLKGMPVSVVEEVLKKRITPTPGGRELVMTMRAHGAWTCLISGGFTLFTKAVAAAIGFQENRANQLLTRDGQLVGEVREPILGRAAKLATLIELRESFDLDEIDTLVTGDGANDLGMIQAAGLGVAYHAKPAVAAAAAARIDHGDLTALLYAQGYRRDEFVGG from the coding sequence ATGTCTCTCGTCGCCACACTCATCTGCAATCCCGCCAACCCCGCGCTCGACTCCACCGTGGTCGACGGCGCGCGCGCCGTTCTGCCTTCGGCCGGCGCCCCGCAATGGCTGTCCGACGAAGTCGCCGTCGATATCCCCTTCGAAGGCCGCCACGATACCCGGGTCATCGAGAACCGCCTGCGCGAGGCCCGCGGCGATTTGCCGATCGACATTGTCGTGCAGCCTCGGACGGCCAGGCGCAAGAAGCTTTTTCTGGCCGACATGGATTCCACCATGATCGGCCAGGAATGCATCGACGAGCTGGCGGATTTCGTCGGCCTGAAGCCGCACGTCGCCGCGATCACCGAACGCGCGATGCGCGGCGAAATCGAGTTCGAGCCGGCATTGCGCGAGCGGGTCGCGCTGCTGAAGGGCATGCCCGTCAGCGTGGTCGAGGAGGTGCTGAAGAAACGCATCACGCCGACGCCGGGCGGCCGCGAGCTGGTCATGACCATGCGTGCCCACGGCGCCTGGACCTGCCTGATCTCGGGCGGCTTCACGCTGTTCACCAAAGCGGTGGCGGCGGCGATCGGGTTTCAGGAGAACCGCGCCAATCAGCTGCTGACCCGGGACGGCCAGTTGGTCGGCGAAGTCAGGGAGCCGATCCTCGGCCGCGCCGCCAAGCTCGCCACCCTGATCGAGCTGCGCGAGTCCTTCGATCTCGACGAGATCGACACCCTGGTCACCGGCGACGGCGCCAACGACCTCGGCATGATCCAGGCCGCCGGCCTCGGCGTCGCCTATCATGCCAAGCCCGCGGTCGCCGCGGCCGCGGCGGCAAGGATCGACCACGGCGATCTCACGGCGTTGTTGTATGCGCAGGGCTATCGGCGGGACGAGTTCGTGGGGGGATAG
- a CDS encoding nucleotidyltransferase family protein has translation MRRSEPDLRARGVRRAAVFGSVARGDSRPGSDVDIMVEIDPDAHLTVFDYVGLKDYIASLFDGPVDVVNRDGLKPYVRPAATADAIYAF, from the coding sequence TTGCGTCGATCCGAACCTGATCTCCGTGCGCGCGGCGTGCGGCGGGCGGCCGTGTTCGGCTCGGTGGCGCGCGGCGACAGCCGTCCTGGCAGCGATGTCGACATCATGGTCGAGATCGATCCGGACGCGCATCTCACCGTGTTCGACTATGTAGGTCTCAAGGATTATATCGCGAGCCTGTTTGATGGTCCCGTCGACGTGGTGAACCGCGACGGCCTCAAACCCTACGTCCGCCCCGCTGCGACGGCTGACGCAATCTATGCCTTCTAA
- a CDS encoding Do family serine endopeptidase has product MTGAIRCQSRRFRPLVAAICLGAASFLSAPALARGPDGIADVAEKVIDAVVNISTSQTVEAKSGSSGGDRGAMPQLPPGSPFEEFFDDFFKNRRGGPGGGSKGGEAQPRKTNSLGSGFIVDTAGIAVTNNHVIADADEINIIMNDGTKIKAELVGVDKKTDLAVLKFKPPAKPLVAVKFGDSEKLRLGEWVIAIGNPFSLGGTVTAGIVSARNRDINSGPYDSYIQTDAAINRGNSGGPLFNLDGEVVGVNTLIISPSGGSIGIGFAVPSKTVIGVVDSLRQFGELRRGWLGVRIQQVTDEIAESLNIKPARGALIAGVEEKGPAKPAGIEPGDVVVKFDGKDIKEPKDLSRVVAGTAVGKEVDVVIIRKGKEETRKVTLGRLQDDKAVQASAKTKEEPAEKPVTQKALGLDLATLSKDLRTRYKIKDSVKGVIITGVDNASDAAEKRLSAGDVIVEVAQESVANAADIKKRVDQLKKDGKKSVLLLVSNAEGELRFVALSVQ; this is encoded by the coding sequence ATGACCGGTGCGATTCGTTGCCAGAGCCGTCGCTTTCGTCCCCTGGTGGCCGCAATCTGCCTTGGCGCCGCAAGCTTTCTTTCCGCGCCGGCTTTGGCGCGGGGCCCCGACGGCATCGCCGACGTCGCCGAGAAGGTGATCGACGCCGTCGTCAACATCTCGACCTCGCAGACCGTCGAAGCCAAGAGCGGGTCTTCCGGCGGCGACAGGGGCGCGATGCCGCAACTGCCGCCCGGCTCGCCGTTCGAGGAATTCTTCGACGACTTCTTCAAGAACCGCCGCGGCGGCCCGGGAGGCGGTTCCAAGGGCGGCGAGGCCCAGCCGCGCAAGACCAACTCGCTCGGCTCCGGCTTCATCGTCGACACCGCGGGTATTGCCGTGACCAACAATCACGTCATCGCGGACGCCGACGAGATCAACATCATCATGAACGACGGCACCAAGATCAAGGCCGAGCTGGTCGGCGTCGACAAGAAGACCGATCTGGCGGTGCTGAAGTTCAAGCCGCCGGCGAAGCCGCTGGTCGCGGTCAAGTTCGGCGATTCCGAAAAGCTCCGGCTCGGCGAATGGGTGATCGCGATCGGCAATCCATTCAGCCTCGGCGGCACGGTCACCGCCGGCATCGTCTCGGCGCGCAACCGCGACATCAACTCCGGCCCCTATGACAGCTACATCCAGACCGACGCCGCCATCAACCGCGGCAATTCCGGCGGCCCGCTGTTCAACCTCGACGGCGAAGTGGTCGGCGTCAACACGCTGATCATCTCGCCGTCGGGCGGCTCGATCGGCATCGGCTTTGCGGTGCCGTCGAAGACCGTGATCGGCGTGGTCGATTCGCTGCGGCAGTTCGGCGAGCTGCGCCGCGGCTGGCTCGGCGTCCGCATCCAGCAGGTCACCGACGAGATCGCCGAAAGCCTCAACATCAAGCCCGCGCGCGGCGCGCTGATCGCCGGCGTCGAGGAAAAGGGCCCGGCAAAGCCCGCCGGCATCGAGCCCGGCGACGTCGTCGTCAAATTCGACGGCAAGGACATCAAGGAACCGAAGGACCTGTCGCGCGTGGTGGCCGGCACCGCGGTCGGCAAGGAAGTCGATGTCGTCATCATTCGCAAGGGCAAGGAAGAGACCCGCAAGGTCACGCTCGGCCGGCTCCAGGACGACAAGGCGGTGCAGGCCTCGGCCAAGACCAAGGAAGAGCCGGCGGAGAAACCGGTGACGCAGAAGGCGCTCGGCCTCGATCTTGCCACCCTCAGCAAGGATCTGCGCACCCGCTACAAGATCAAGGACAGCGTCAAGGGCGTCATCATCACCGGCGTCGACAACGCCTCCGACGCCGCCGAAAAGCGGCTCAGCGCCGGCGACGTGATCGTCGAGGTCGCGCAGGAGTCGGTCGCCAACGCCGCCGACATCAAGAAGCGCGTCGATCAGCTGAAGAAGGACGGCAAGAAGTCGGTGCTGCTATTGGTGTCGAACGCCGAAGGCGAACTGCGGTTCGTGGCGCTGAGCGTGCAGTAG
- a CDS encoding DUF2065 domain-containing protein, giving the protein MRSIAFADFLIGLGILFVLEGLLFAASPAWMRRAMKSALETPDNILRVVGIGSAVAGLILIWFVRR; this is encoded by the coding sequence ATGAGGTCCATTGCGTTCGCCGACTTCCTCATCGGTCTGGGCATTCTGTTCGTGCTTGAGGGCCTCTTGTTCGCGGCCAGCCCGGCCTGGATGCGCCGGGCCATGAAGAGCGCGCTGGAGACCCCGGACAACATTCTGCGCGTCGTCGGCATCGGATCGGCGGTCGCCGGCCTGATCCTGATCTGGTTCGTCCGGCGCTGA
- the hflC gene encoding protease modulator HflC encodes MRSGITGIVSLIVLFFVVIVGYSSMFTVSQTEQVLVVRLGEPVRVVTEPGLNFKAPFIDTVISIDKRILDLENPSQEVIASDQKRLVVDAFARYRIKNALRFYQSIGSIQAANIQLTTLLNAALRRVLGEVTFINVVRDERENLMARIRDQLDKEADGYGIQVVDVRIRRADLPEQNSQAVYQRMQTERQREAAEFRAQGGQKAQEIRSKADREATVIIADANSTAEQVRGAGDGERNRLFAEAYGKDPDFFAFYRSMTAYETGLRSNDTRFLLRPDSDFFKFFSNSSGKPPVAAAPKP; translated from the coding sequence ATGAGATCCGGTATTACAGGTATTGTCTCGCTGATCGTGCTGTTTTTCGTCGTGATCGTCGGCTACAGCTCGATGTTCACGGTATCGCAGACCGAACAGGTGCTGGTGGTGCGGCTCGGCGAGCCGGTGCGGGTCGTCACCGAGCCGGGGCTGAACTTCAAGGCGCCGTTCATCGATACCGTGATCAGTATCGACAAGCGGATCCTCGATCTGGAAAACCCGTCGCAGGAAGTGATCGCGTCGGACCAGAAGCGGCTCGTGGTCGACGCCTTCGCCCGCTACCGCATCAAGAACGCGTTGCGGTTCTATCAAAGCATCGGCTCGATCCAGGCCGCCAACATCCAGTTGACGACGCTGCTCAACGCCGCGCTGCGCCGCGTGCTCGGCGAGGTCACCTTCATCAATGTCGTGCGCGACGAGCGCGAAAACCTGATGGCGCGGATCCGCGACCAGCTCGACAAGGAGGCCGACGGCTACGGCATCCAGGTGGTCGACGTGCGGATCAGGCGCGCCGATCTGCCGGAGCAGAACAGCCAGGCGGTCTACCAGCGCATGCAGACCGAGCGGCAGCGCGAAGCCGCCGAGTTCCGCGCCCAGGGCGGCCAGAAGGCGCAGGAGATCAGGTCCAAGGCCGATCGCGAAGCCACCGTCATCATCGCCGACGCCAATTCGACCGCCGAGCAGGTGCGCGGCGCCGGCGACGGAGAACGCAACCGGCTGTTCGCCGAGGCCTATGGCAAGGACCCGGATTTCTTCGCGTTCTACCGCTCGATGACCGCCTACGAGACCGGGCTGCGCAGCAACGATACCCGCTTCCTGCTGCGTCCGGACTCCGACTTCTTCAAGTTCTTCAGCAATTCGTCGGGCAAGCCGCCGGTGGCGGCCGCGCCGAAGCCGTAA
- the hflK gene encoding FtsH protease activity modulator HflK, which yields MPWKNQGGGPWGSGPKGPWGSGPQSGGPRPPDLEDLLRRGQDRLQQLLPGGYFSGMGVAIILLAAVVIWGLSGFFRVQSEELGVVLRFGKHVRTVQPGLNYHLPYPIETVLLPKALRVSTINIGMNLIEDPARRGRTMRDVPEESLMLTGDENIVDVDFTVLWRIKPDGVGNYLFNIQNPEGTVKAVAESAMREVIGRSNIQPILTGARTTTEAGVQELMQKTLDSYGSGILIQQVQMQKVDPPAQVIDAFRDVQAARADLERLQNEAQTYANRVVPDARGRAAQIIQVAEGYKEQAVAEAKGQSARFLKVYDEYRKAPDVTRQRIYLETMERILGNAEKLVYDGGNSSSGQSIVPYLPLSELSPRRQAAPTQQQGGAAR from the coding sequence ATGCCGTGGAAGAATCAAGGCGGAGGCCCGTGGGGCTCCGGTCCGAAAGGGCCATGGGGCTCCGGCCCGCAATCGGGTGGGCCGAGGCCGCCCGATCTCGAGGACCTTCTGCGTCGCGGCCAGGACCGCCTGCAGCAGCTGCTGCCGGGCGGGTATTTCAGCGGCATGGGCGTCGCGATCATCCTGCTCGCGGCCGTGGTGATCTGGGGACTGTCCGGATTCTTCCGCGTCCAGTCCGAAGAACTCGGCGTGGTGCTGCGTTTCGGCAAGCATGTGCGCACGGTGCAGCCGGGCTTGAACTATCACCTGCCGTACCCGATCGAGACCGTGCTGCTGCCGAAGGCGCTGCGGGTCTCCACCATCAACATCGGCATGAACCTGATCGAGGATCCGGCGCGGCGCGGCAGGACGATGCGCGACGTGCCGGAAGAGAGCCTGATGCTGACCGGCGACGAGAACATCGTCGACGTCGACTTCACCGTGCTGTGGCGGATCAAGCCGGACGGCGTCGGCAATTACCTGTTCAACATCCAGAATCCCGAAGGCACCGTGAAGGCGGTGGCCGAAAGCGCGATGCGCGAGGTGATCGGCCGTTCCAACATCCAGCCGATCCTCACCGGCGCCCGCACCACCACCGAGGCCGGCGTGCAGGAACTGATGCAGAAGACGCTCGACAGCTACGGCTCCGGCATCCTGATACAGCAGGTCCAGATGCAGAAGGTCGATCCGCCGGCGCAGGTGATCGACGCGTTCCGCGACGTGCAGGCGGCGCGCGCCGACCTCGAGCGGCTGCAGAACGAAGCGCAGACTTATGCCAACCGCGTCGTTCCCGACGCGCGCGGCCGTGCCGCGCAGATCATCCAGGTCGCCGAAGGCTACAAGGAGCAGGCGGTCGCCGAGGCCAAGGGCCAGAGCGCGCGCTTTCTGAAGGTCTACGACGAATACAGGAAGGCGCCCGACGTCACGCGGCAGCGCATCTATCTGGAGACGATGGAGCGCATCCTCGGCAATGCCGAGAAGCTGGTCTATGACGGCGGCAATTCGTCGTCCGGGCAGAGCATCGTGCCGTATCTGCCGCTGAGCGAGCTGTCGCCGCGGCGTCAGGCCGCGCCAACCCAACAGCAGGGCGGAGCCGCAAGATGA
- a CDS encoding dihydrofolate reductase — translation MPWRLKSDMQRLKAMTMGKPVVMGRKTFASLRRPLPGRTNIVVTRDAGFRAEGAVVTTSFAAARAVATGDALRRLATEIAVIGGAEIYAQWMPCADRLEITEVHARPEGDTYLPAIDPADWEEVARVRHPAGPDDSADTSYVTYRRRKPH, via the coding sequence ATGCCATGGCGGCTGAAGTCCGACATGCAGCGCTTGAAGGCGATGACGATGGGCAAGCCGGTGGTGATGGGCCGCAAGACCTTCGCCTCGCTGCGCCGGCCGCTGCCCGGACGGACCAACATCGTCGTTACCCGCGATGCCGGCTTTCGCGCCGAAGGCGCGGTGGTGACGACGTCGTTCGCCGCCGCCCGCGCGGTCGCGACCGGCGACGCGCTGCGGCGTTTAGCCACTGAGATCGCCGTGATCGGCGGCGCCGAAATCTACGCGCAATGGATGCCGTGCGCCGACCGTCTGGAAATCACCGAAGTCCATGCCCGGCCCGAAGGCGATACGTACCTTCCAGCCATCGATCCGGCCGATTGGGAAGAGGTCGCGCGCGTGCGGCATCCGGCCGGGCCGGACGACAGCGCCGACACCTCCTATGTGACATATCGCCGGCGAAAGCCGCATTAA
- a CDS encoding thymidylate synthase: MNQYHDLLERILSDGAEKHDRTGTGTLSIFGHQMRFNLAAGFPMLTTKKLPLKSIVHELLWFLKGDTNIKYLKDNGVSIWDEWADANGDLGPVYGSQWRSWPAPDGRRIDQISNVIDMIRRNPDSRRLIVSAWNPADVDKMALPPCHCLFQFYVANGKLSCQLYQRSADVFLGVPFNIASYALLTMMVAQVTGLKLGDFVHSFGDVHLYSNHLDQARLQLTRPTRPLPTMKINPDVKDIFAFRYEDFVLEGYDPHPHIKAEVAV, from the coding sequence ATGAATCAGTACCACGACCTGCTCGAACGGATTCTCTCTGACGGCGCGGAGAAGCACGACCGCACCGGCACCGGTACGTTGTCGATCTTCGGCCATCAGATGCGCTTCAACCTGGCCGCCGGTTTCCCGATGCTGACCACCAAGAAGCTGCCGCTGAAATCGATCGTGCACGAACTGCTGTGGTTCCTCAAAGGCGACACCAACATCAAATACCTCAAGGACAACGGCGTTTCGATCTGGGACGAGTGGGCCGACGCCAACGGCGATCTCGGCCCGGTCTATGGATCGCAGTGGCGATCGTGGCCGGCGCCGGACGGGCGCCGCATCGACCAGATCTCCAATGTCATCGACATGATCCGGCGCAATCCGGATTCGCGGCGCCTGATCGTCAGCGCCTGGAATCCGGCCGACGTCGACAAGATGGCGCTGCCGCCCTGTCATTGCCTGTTTCAGTTCTATGTCGCCAACGGCAAATTGTCGTGCCAGCTCTATCAGCGCTCCGCCGACGTGTTTCTCGGCGTGCCCTTCAACATCGCTTCCTATGCGCTGCTGACGATGATGGTCGCGCAGGTCACGGGCCTGAAGCTCGGCGACTTCGTTCACAGCTTCGGCGACGTTCATCTTTATTCGAACCATCTCGATCAGGCCCGGCTGCAACTGACGCGTCCGACGCGGCCGCTGCCCACCATGAAGATCAATCCCGACGTGAAGGACATCTTCGCCTTCCGCTACGAGGACTTCGTGCTCGAAGGCTACGACCCGCACCCGCATATCAAGGCCGAGGTCGCGGTGTGA
- a CDS encoding tripartite tricarboxylate transporter substrate binding protein BugD, whose translation MNWYGRLLASGGLIALAGGSALPAQAQAQGYPTRSITMIVPFAAGGPSDVISRIVTGHMAQTLGQSIIIENVVGAGGTTATARAARAANDGYTLITGHMGTHAASVPLYPKLAYHPEKDFEPVALLAGTPILILARKDFPPKDLKDFVTYVKANVEKINAAHAGIGSVSHVSCQLLNSVLDIKPVGVPFNGTGPAMNALVGGQVDYMCDQIVNAVPQIKGGTIKAYAVATPARNPSLPDVPTTTEAGLPAFQAQAWSAIFAPKGTPPEVIAKLNAAAVKALDDENVRKRLFDLGSVIPATAERTPEALAALVKSEIAKWTSVLKPATN comes from the coding sequence ATGAACTGGTATGGTCGGTTGCTGGCAAGCGGTGGACTGATTGCGCTTGCCGGGGGCAGCGCGCTTCCCGCCCAGGCCCAGGCGCAAGGCTACCCGACGCGTTCCATCACCATGATCGTGCCGTTCGCGGCCGGCGGGCCGAGCGATGTCATCTCACGCATCGTTACCGGGCATATGGCGCAGACGCTGGGCCAGAGCATCATCATCGAGAACGTGGTCGGGGCCGGCGGCACCACCGCGACCGCCCGCGCCGCGCGCGCCGCCAACGACGGGTATACCCTGATCACCGGGCATATGGGCACCCACGCGGCTTCGGTGCCGCTGTATCCCAAGCTCGCCTATCATCCGGAAAAGGATTTCGAGCCGGTCGCGCTGCTGGCCGGGACCCCGATCCTGATCCTGGCACGCAAGGATTTCCCGCCCAAGGATCTCAAGGATTTCGTCACCTACGTGAAAGCCAATGTCGAAAAGATCAATGCGGCGCATGCCGGCATAGGCTCGGTCTCGCACGTGTCGTGCCAGCTCCTGAACTCGGTCCTCGACATCAAGCCGGTCGGCGTTCCCTTCAACGGCACAGGTCCCGCTATGAATGCGCTGGTCGGCGGTCAGGTCGATTATATGTGCGACCAGATCGTCAACGCCGTGCCGCAGATCAAGGGCGGCACCATCAAGGCCTATGCGGTGGCAACGCCTGCGCGCAATCCGTCCTTGCCCGACGTTCCGACCACCACGGAGGCCGGCCTGCCGGCGTTCCAGGCCCAGGCCTGGAGCGCGATCTTCGCGCCGAAGGGAACTCCTCCCGAGGTGATCGCCAAGCTCAACGCGGCGGCGGTCAAGGCGCTCGACGATGAAAACGTCCGCAAGCGCCTGTTCGATCTCGGCAGCGTGATCCCGGCGACGGCCGAACGCACGCCGGAAGCGCTGGCGGCGCTGGTGAAGAGCGAAATCGCCAAGTGGACGTCGGTTCTCAAGCCCGCAACCAACTGA
- a CDS encoding tripartite tricarboxylate transporter permease: MGDIFSNLGLGFGVVFQLVQWTPAFLGGMSIPIPVNILLCLIGALVGTLVGVLPGIGTIATVAMLLPITFGLPPVGALIMLAGIYYGAQYGGSTTSILVNIPGEAGSVVTALDGFQMAKQGRAGPALAIAAIGSFFAGCVATVLIAVLGAPLTKLALAFGPAEYFSLMVLGLIFAVVLAKGSVLKAIAMIVFGLLLSMVGSDIETGASRMSFNIPELADGLGFATVAMGLFGFAEIIRNLDAGGESDRELVQQKVTGLMPTKKDMIDSTPAILRGTVLGSILGILPGGGAVIASFAAYTMEKKLSKNPSRFGRGAIEGVAAPESANNAAAQTSFIPLLTLGIPPNAVMALMVGAMTIHGIVPGPQVMQKQPELVWGMIASMWVGNLMLLIINLPLVGIWVRLLRVPYRLMFPSIVIFCAIGIYSVNNAPMDVVLAGIFGLLGYWLIKHDFEPAPLLLGMVLGPLMEENLRRALLISRGDWTVFATRPLSAALMAIAAFLLVMAVLPSLRKKRDEVFVESES, translated from the coding sequence ATGGGAGATATCTTTTCGAACCTTGGTCTCGGCTTCGGCGTCGTATTCCAGTTGGTGCAGTGGACCCCCGCCTTCCTCGGCGGCATGTCGATTCCCATCCCCGTCAACATTCTGCTCTGCCTGATCGGTGCGCTGGTGGGCACACTGGTCGGCGTGCTGCCGGGCATCGGCACCATCGCCACGGTGGCCATGCTGTTGCCGATCACCTTCGGTCTGCCGCCGGTCGGCGCGCTGATCATGCTCGCCGGCATCTACTACGGCGCTCAATATGGCGGCTCGACGACCTCGATCCTGGTCAACATTCCGGGCGAGGCGGGCTCCGTGGTGACCGCGCTCGACGGCTTCCAGATGGCCAAGCAGGGCCGGGCAGGCCCGGCGCTGGCGATCGCCGCGATCGGCTCGTTCTTTGCGGGTTGCGTCGCTACCGTGCTGATCGCGGTGCTGGGTGCGCCGCTGACCAAGCTCGCGCTGGCGTTCGGGCCCGCCGAATATTTCTCGCTGATGGTGCTCGGCCTGATCTTCGCCGTGGTGCTCGCCAAGGGATCGGTGCTGAAGGCGATCGCGATGATCGTGTTCGGGCTGCTGCTGTCGATGGTCGGCTCCGACATCGAGACCGGCGCGTCGCGGATGTCCTTCAACATCCCGGAACTCGCGGACGGCCTCGGCTTTGCCACCGTCGCGATGGGTCTGTTCGGCTTCGCCGAGATCATCCGCAATCTCGATGCCGGCGGTGAAAGCGACCGCGAACTGGTGCAGCAGAAGGTCACGGGCCTGATGCCGACCAAGAAAGACATGATCGATTCCACACCGGCGATCCTGCGCGGCACGGTGCTGGGATCGATCCTCGGCATTCTGCCGGGCGGCGGCGCGGTCATCGCCTCGTTTGCGGCCTATACCATGGAAAAGAAGCTGTCCAAGAATCCGTCGCGGTTCGGCCGCGGCGCGATCGAGGGGGTGGCGGCGCCGGAAAGCGCCAACAACGCCGCCGCCCAGACCTCGTTCATTCCGCTCTTGACGCTCGGCATTCCGCCCAATGCGGTGATGGCGCTAATGGTCGGCGCCATGACCATCCACGGCATCGTGCCGGGCCCGCAGGTGATGCAGAAGCAGCCCGAACTGGTCTGGGGCATGATCGCCTCGATGTGGGTCGGCAACCTGATGCTGCTGATCATCAACCTGCCGCTGGTCGGGATCTGGGTGCGGTTGCTGCGGGTGCCGTATCGCCTGATGTTCCCGTCCATCGTGATCTTCTGCGCGATCGGCATCTATTCGGTGAACAACGCGCCGATGGACGTGGTGCTGGCCGGCATATTCGGGCTGCTCGGCTATTGGTTGATCAAGCACGATTTCGAGCCGGCGCCGCTGCTGCTCGGCATGGTGCTCGGACCCCTGATGGAAGAGAACCTGCGCCGGGCGCTGTTGATCTCGCGCGGCGACTGGACGGTGTTCGCAACCCGTCCGCTTTCGGCGGCGCTGATGGCGATCGCTGCGTTCCTGCTGGTGATGGCGGTATTGCCGTCGCTGCGCAAGAAGCGCGACGAGGTGTTCGTGGAGTCCGAGAGCTGA
- a CDS encoding tripartite tricarboxylate transporter TctB family protein, producing the protein MSDTPSYGPVKYIMPKWIRGPQDFVGGLALIAIAVFALWASSDLQGMRGFSFGAGTAPRMFGFLLLGLGVAVMIVGLVSDGEHITTYAWRGPLFVSLAILAFAINIRPLGLVVSAFASFLISALGTPETKWKETIIVGICLTTFCSLLFPYALGLPLQMWPKFLIR; encoded by the coding sequence ATGAGTGATACGCCGAGCTATGGGCCGGTCAAATACATCATGCCGAAATGGATACGCGGTCCGCAGGATTTCGTCGGTGGCCTGGCGCTGATCGCTATCGCAGTATTCGCCTTGTGGGCATCGAGCGATCTTCAGGGCATGCGCGGATTTTCGTTCGGAGCCGGAACCGCGCCCCGCATGTTCGGGTTTCTGTTGCTCGGCCTCGGCGTCGCGGTGATGATCGTCGGTCTCGTGAGCGATGGCGAGCATATTACGACCTATGCGTGGCGAGGCCCGCTGTTCGTATCGCTGGCCATTCTCGCCTTTGCGATCAACATTCGTCCGCTGGGCCTGGTGGTTTCGGCCTTTGCGAGCTTCCTCATTTCGGCGCTCGGCACGCCGGAAACCAAATGGAAGGAGACCATCATCGTCGGCATTTGCCTGACGACCTTCTGCAGCCTGTTGTTTCCCTACGCGCTCGGTCTGCCTTTGCAGATGTGGCCAAAATTTCTGATCCGGTGA
- a CDS encoding SspB family protein, whose product MATDHIRYDVLARDALRGVLRRVLADAAEHGLPGEHHFFITFLSTAEGVKLSPRLLAQYPEEMTVILQHQFWDLVVTEDRFEVGLSFGGIPERLVVPFNAIKSFFDPSVQFGLQFEPADAAAEAPTANLPAVAAPSGLPVAAPAAETRDEPAKPSEGAEVVRLDRFRKK is encoded by the coding sequence ATGGCGACCGACCACATCCGATACGACGTGCTGGCGCGTGACGCGCTGCGCGGCGTGCTGCGCCGCGTGCTGGCCGACGCCGCCGAGCACGGCCTTCCCGGGGAACACCATTTCTTCATCACCTTCCTGTCCACCGCCGAGGGCGTAAAGCTGTCGCCGCGGCTGCTGGCGCAATATCCGGAAGAAATGACCGTCATCCTTCAGCACCAGTTCTGGGACCTGGTGGTGACCGAAGACCGTTTCGAGGTCGGGCTGTCATTCGGCGGAATTCCCGAGCGGCTGGTGGTTCCGTTCAACGCGATCAAGAGCTTCTTCGACCCGTCGGTGCAGTTCGGCCTGCAGTTCGAGCCGGCGGACGCTGCGGCCGAGGCGCCGACGGCGAACCTGCCGGCCGTCGCCGCCCCCTCCGGGCTGCCGGTTGCGGCGCCTGCCGCCGAAACCAGGGACGAGCCGGCCAAGCCGAGCGAGGGCGCCGAAGTGGTGCGGCTGGATCGCTTCCGCAAGAAATAA